From bacterium:
CCATCCCCATTTCGAGGCCCACTGCAATTGCGGCAAGTGTATTTTTAACATTATGGAGACCGAGAAGGCTCATTTCAATTTCTCCAAAGTGCTGCCCTCTTGATATAACATCGAATTTACAGCAGTTGCCCTCGAATCTGATACGTGTTGCTCTGAGGTCGCTTTGTGTCGAAAGACCGTAGGTTACCACTCTACGATTAATCTTAGGAAGAATTTCCTGAAGCGAAGCCTCATCCAAACATAGAATAACCGCGCCATAAAACGGCACTTTATTCATAAATTCGAGAAAAGCTCCTGTAAGGTCATCCATATCGGTGTAACACTCCATATGCTCGGCCTCGAGGGTAGTGACAACTGCCAAGGTAGGCATTAGCTTAAGGAAACTTCGGTCAAATTCATCGGCCTCTGCGACTAGATATTCAGAGGTGCCTATACGCACATTGGTTCCGAGATTTGTTACTCTTCCTCCGACTATTATTGTCGGATCGAAATCTCCAGCCGATAGGACCTCCCCCACTAGGCTTGTTGTAGTTGATTTGCCATGAGTTCCGGCAACTGCAATACCAAATTTCATCCTCATAAGCTCGGCCAACATCTCGGCACGTGGGATAACAGTGATCCCCCCATCGATGGCAGCCCTCACCTCTATATTTTCCGAAGCAACAGCGCTGGAAACTATTACTACATCAGCCTCGCCGAT
This genomic window contains:
- a CDS encoding UDP-N-acetylmuramate--L-alanine ligase; its protein translation is MFHKIKKLHFVGIAGSGMSGIAEVLLNLGYTVSGSDLIENEVTEHLVNRGAKFFRGHNPENIGEADVVIVSSAVASENIEVRAAIDGGITVIPRAEMLAELMRMKFGIAVAGTHGKSTTTSLVGEVLSAGDFDPTIIVGGRVTNLGTNVRIGTSEYLVAEADEFDRSFLKLMPTLAVVTTLEAEHMECYTDMDDLTGAFLEFMNKVPFYGAVILCLDEASLQEILPKINRRVVTYGLSTQSDLRATRIRFEGNCCKFDVISRGQHFGEIEMSLLGLHNVKNTLAAIAVGLEMGMEFSDIKEGIKKFRGVHRRFEIIGQAEDIIVVDDFGHHPTEIRTTIQGAKLGYDRRVIAVFQPHLFTRTRDFAGDFGQAFLHSDVLIVTGIYPSRENPIPGVTAELVYRAAKDYGHREVYYVPEKEDVPQKLFDVVKPGDIVISFGAGDIYKSINEFYELLKEKGLRKV